A region from the Devosia lucknowensis genome encodes:
- a CDS encoding Bax inhibitor-1/YccA family protein, with protein sequence MAEYDRQTLGARAGSAAAIDEGLRSYMLRVYNYMGLGLVITGLVAFFAAQAAITSDPSAAVGQLENGTYVTQWGALLFGSPLSWVIMLAPLGFVLVLSFGINKLSVPAAQAVFWAFAAIMGLSLSSIFLVYTGASIAKVFFITAATFGAMSLYGYTTKRDLTGMGNFLMMGLIGIIIASIVNIFMGSSMLDFAISVLGVLIFTGLTAYDTQKIKESYSESYGADVLAKNAIMGALSLYLDFINLFMMLLRLFGNRE encoded by the coding sequence ATGGCTGAATATGACCGTCAGACCCTCGGTGCGCGGGCCGGCTCGGCCGCGGCCATCGACGAGGGCCTTCGCAGCTATATGCTGCGCGTTTACAATTACATGGGCCTCGGCCTTGTCATCACGGGCCTCGTGGCCTTCTTCGCCGCCCAGGCTGCGATCACGTCCGATCCGTCGGCCGCCGTCGGCCAGCTCGAGAACGGCACCTACGTCACCCAGTGGGGCGCTCTGCTCTTCGGCAGCCCGCTGTCCTGGGTCATCATGCTCGCGCCGCTTGGCTTCGTGCTGGTGCTGAGCTTCGGCATCAACAAGCTCTCCGTACCGGCCGCACAGGCCGTGTTCTGGGCCTTCGCCGCGATCATGGGCCTGTCGCTCTCGTCCATCTTCCTGGTCTATACCGGCGCTTCGATCGCCAAGGTGTTCTTCATTACCGCCGCGACCTTCGGCGCGATGAGCCTGTACGGCTACACCACCAAGCGTGACCTGACCGGCATGGGCAACTTCCTGATGATGGGCCTGATCGGCATCATCATCGCCTCGATCGTGAACATCTTCATGGGCTCCTCCATGCTCGATTTCGCGATCTCGGTGCTCGGCGTCCTGATCTTCACCGGTCTGACCGCCTATGACACCCAGAAGATCAAGGAAAGCTACTCCGAGAGCTACGGCGCCGACGTGCTGGCCAAGAATGCCATCATGGGTGCCCTGTCGCTCTACCTCGACTTCATCAACCTCTTCATGATGCTGCTCCGCCTCTTCGGTAACCGCGAGTAA
- the thpR gene encoding RNA 2',3'-cyclic phosphodiesterase → MPRLFTGLEIPPDVGFALSLKRGGLTGARWIDPENYHITLRFIGDVDGHVADDVADSLDRLSNSLRFPIRLTHLGSFGGDKPRALYAGVEPSEALNRLQAAHERILQKAGLAPEGRRFVPHVSLARLRGTSAGELARFIAEAARFEPLSFVPARFVLFSSRDSVGGGPYLVEQSYPLAA, encoded by the coding sequence ATGCCCCGGCTCTTTACCGGCCTTGAAATCCCGCCCGATGTGGGATTTGCGCTTTCGCTCAAGCGGGGCGGCCTCACCGGCGCGCGCTGGATCGATCCCGAGAATTACCACATCACCCTGCGCTTCATCGGCGATGTCGATGGCCATGTCGCCGACGATGTGGCCGACAGTCTCGACAGGCTGTCCAACTCGCTGCGATTCCCGATCCGGTTGACGCATCTGGGCAGTTTCGGCGGCGACAAGCCGCGCGCGCTTTATGCGGGCGTCGAGCCATCCGAAGCGCTGAACCGCCTGCAGGCCGCCCATGAGCGTATCCTGCAAAAGGCCGGGCTGGCGCCCGAGGGTCGCCGGTTCGTGCCGCATGTGAGCCTTGCCCGCTTGCGCGGGACCTCGGCGGGGGAGCTGGCGCGCTTCATCGCCGAGGCCGCCCGGTTCGAACCCCTGAGCTTCGTGCCTGCCCGGTTCGTATTGTTTTCCAGCCGCGATTCCGTGGGGGGCGGGCCTTACCTCGTCGAGCAAAGCTACCCGCTCGCCGCCTAG